CTATTCTTCACGTTGGCTTGAGAATGTGCAGCTGGGATGATAAGACTGTCAAGTATTTCCTGCTTGGCAATCCTCTCGTCTACTGGGGCTCCACTGCCGCTCTTGGAGTATTTGGCCTTCTTGTTGTTTGGTACACTCTCCGCTGGCAGCGTGGCTACAAGGAGCTCGGCCAGGACGGCATCGACCAGATCCACTACGCCGGAGTCTACCCTGTCATCGGCTGGTTCCTCCACTACTTGCCCTTCATCGTCATGGGCCGTGTCACCTACGTCCATCACTATTACCCGGCGCTCTACTTCGCCATCCTCTGCTTCGGTTTCCTTGCTGACTGGTTCCTCAGAGCCAAGAGCAAGCTTACCCAGGGCATTGCCTATGGTATCCTTTATGCGACAGTTATTGGGCTTTACATCTTCTTCATGCCCATCAGCTGGGGAATGGTCGGCCCGAACCAGCAATACAAGTACATGAAGTGGTTCGATAACTGGAGGATCTCGGATTAGATGTGGTGATTGGGATGGAACCTATGGGCAGCCCCGTTCTCGGTTGGCAATCATCACAGCAGCAGTCTTCCTGTAACTGATGCTATTCCAAAAGTGTACCAAATTCTGTGCATCTGCATTGACAACATCTTATTTCCTTTTAAGTTTGATctaaaacaaaaagaacaaTGAGCTATAGAAAAATGGGAAACATTTCATTAGTGTGTCTACTGGAGGGTATTTGTCGAGATATTTGCCTGTTGCAATCTGATGAAGAGTGTCTGTAACGAAAGACAGTGGTTTCCTTGATGTAATAGATCAGGGCTATCAAACTTGCGTATTAGGGCAAGTCATATACTCAGAAACACGGTACACTTGTCGACTAGCCATTTGCTTTGGTAGTAGTGATGAGAAAGTCTATGGTTCTGCCTGCGTTCCCGGCATCAATGCCCGATATCCTTTGTTGAAAATGCAGATGCGTTCATGTCGGTCGAACAGGAAATCATCAGGGCAATACATCATTACATCCATCCACATCATTATCTACTTTGCTCCCGGGTTCCTGTCAATCCTGTTTCGAATTAATACGCGGCAGACCGACAGTCGTGATATCCCCCACCATCGTTTCCCTTTCCCTAGCTTTTCACATTCCCATAAAAGGTTTTGATCGTATCTCATGTGTATTTGATTCGTCCCTCTTtgctttcctcctccaccttctcctcctcaaggGGCTACCCTTCactcaacaacaccctccATAACCGCCCGCCTTATCCCCCGTCAACTTCACATGCgttcctccccctcctgcGCCGCCTCCACCTAACCCAGCACTAGGCCCCTTTACCCCCGACCGTCTATCATTCAAATCGTACTTTCCCGCCTGAATATTCTGGTATATCCTCTCGGCCACCCTCATAAACGCCTTCTCGACGTTCTCCCCGCTCTTGGCGCTCGTCTCCACGTACTCGAGCACTCCATTCCTCCTTGCCCACTCTTCCGCTTCTTTCCTCGTTACTTCTCGCTTGTTGTTTTCTCCCTCGTTTTCGTCGTTTGCTTCGGTAAGATCGGCCTTGTTGCCGACCAAGATCACCACAATGTCCGGCTCGGCAATGGCGCGAAGGTCGTTCAGCCAGTCGGTTACGTGCTCAAATGTCTGTTTGCGCGAGAGgtcgaagacgaggagggcgCCCGAGGCGCCGCGGAAGTAGGAGCGCGTGACGGATTTGTAGGTTTCTTGGCCGGCCGTGTCCCAGAGGGAGAGTTTCATGTGTTTTTGCGGGACAGGGGGGTCGgatgctgaagaagaagaggaggagggcttgGCGGCTATtgggggtggggggaggcccccggaggaggaggttgtagTGTTtggtattgttgttgttgtggaaTCTGAGGTGAAGGTGGTTGTGGAGGAtgctggttgttgttgttgtgattgTTGGGAATCGAGGTTGCTGTGAGGAGGACCGACGGGGACGATGCGTGAGCCGAATTCGACACCGATGGTCACGTCGTGGTGGGTGACGAAGCGGCCCTCGCAGAGCCGGATGGTGAGCGAGGATTTACCGCAGCCTGAGTCGCCGATGCACACTAGCTTTGCGATGTAGTCCCAAGGTAATGAGGACGACATGGTGGGTTCTGATTGTGGAATATCCTCCTGACGATTCGGCTGATAGGGTGTTGAATGGATGTTGGTAGTTTTTTGTTGAAAAtaatggaggaggaagaatctCCAGATACTGTCGGGAGGAGTATGAATGCTTCTCGATGACGGATGGCCTGGGCCTTGCTTGGTGTTTATCGTTTCGAGTTGCGGGGACTGGGTTATGGGTAACCGAGCGGGAGTTTGCAAGGGGTTCACTCGTCAGGAGATCAGGCGAGGTGATAGACTGCAGAGCTATCCCGAGATAGGCAGTGGATCTGGTTCCCTGTTATATCCAAGAGTCGGCGGCTTGGACGGTGTCTCTTGGGGGACTGGTCTGACTGCTTGGTTGATCGATGATGATATATGTGGCTAAGTGCCGCCGAGGCTGGACTGAAGAATCTTGCTTCTGTTGGGAATGTGATTCTCACACCGTTCCTGACGACAATGCAACGCAAGTGATGGTTGGACTTTTAACTCGCTGCAGTGGCTGGACGTCGTTCAGAGTATCGATGAGGATTTGGACTCGGAAAAAATGATGGAGATGTTGACTCGTCGCGAATTGACAACTGATATAGCTGGGTTTTGCCTTTCGGCTGATTTCGATGATGTTGGATTGCGGTGGAGGATGGACGCCTAGAACGATACCTACTTGTGAAAGAGGTCGCTGCAGGAACCTGGCTGTGTGAACGACTGACTGGATGAAGGCTGAATGGAGGACACCCTGACACCTCACTCACGGGGAGACAGCTTGTAGCTCCAGTCTCGTTAAGGACGGAAGGATCCAACCAATGGTAGACAGCCGCTTACAGTGGATCACCTGGTCTGGGCTCGCGGTGGCATCGGGTACATATCAGGCAGTGACGCAACGAGAAGTGAACGATAACAGACGTCTTCACATTCCCGTTCAGAAGACGATGTCATGGGGCATCATCCTTTTTGAGTTGAGGACGTCTAGACAAAGGGTGAATGCCTCAGTCCTCACAAGGGGCCGGCAGGTGAGTTACGTGTTCGCACAAGCAAAGCCTTTTGGTTTCCTCTATTACTTTGTGTTATCTCCCGGTGTGGCTGTTGTGCACTCTGACAGTCTGACTGCCGAAGAGAAGTTGAATCACGGCATGATTGATTTGTTGAAGCCAATGCCGTGTTCTACCTACTTAGTGTACCTTAAAGGAGCAAACATCCGGCAGGCACCACCGAATGTCGTTAATTTCGGAGCTCCAAGCTGCCCGTCTGTCCCGTCTTCTACACTATATGTCTTgatgtacctctacccatCAAGGTTCCTATCCTACATGTAGTgtattgtagtgtagtgtagtatagGTGTAGCGAGGGTCGGAGGTGGTAACTGAAAGGTCAGAGATGTGAGGGTTGGTTGGCTGGTAGAGACTGTCCGGTTGTTGGTGTCGGGTGGTTTGCCCGTTGATCACGGCAGGCGGACTGGACCTCAGGCTCCCAGCGAGCCAGGTTTGTCGCGTGCAGTGTGGGCGGTCAGTCGCCAGCCCACTTGGTGTCAAGTAGCTGCTGTTACACAGTGGACACCCGATCCCTTGTCTGCCTGTTTCTTGTACACCCGTACCCTACCttgcctaggtacctaagacTCCGGATCTTATCAACAGCCATCTAGATTCCCTTGTTTTGTTTTCGGCCTTTTCATCCTCTTTCTGGTTCGCTCTCGTATATCTCCATGCACTGATTGATGCACATGGCGCCCATGTTCTTGGGACTATCCAGTTAATTCTCGCTGCCTTGGGCCGCCTTGTTCATCCTTTCTTTACATGAGGCAGAAGCCTGAAGTGccaaacctcctcctccgtcgcTCTGAAACCCCCTCCATCGATCAGGCTCTGGCTGTATAAGCGTCTTGTTAGCATAACAGAGTCATCCTGTCTAACAAACGTCAGGCTGTCGCATACCAAGTGGCATCTTTCCCAATTCTCGAGAAAACACAAGCTGGAATTATCCTTACATCGACATCTCCAACTCGCCCGCATCGATCCGACCACCACAGGCGTCCCGTCTGCGTTCGTCTGCCGTCATCAGCTACGCATTATCCGCCGTGGTCCCACACCGCCGACTAACACCACAAGGCACCATTCCCGACGAGCCCACTGGAGTTGCAATAACCTTTTCGAAACAACTTTTGGGGGCGTGGGATAGACCGCCATGTTCTCAGAATGTGCGTATATCCATGTCCACCTCCCCGACCTTACCCATTAATTGATATTTACCCCCCAGCGTCCAACCGTTTCTCATACTGACCAACAGGCGATACCAGATGCGTCAAAGTTCCTCTCCCAGTCACAGTCACGGTTGTCCAGCTTTGCCGGGCAAGATAACAACGACCGGCCTTCGTCTCGCCAACCAGGGGGCTGGACCGGCAGAGGCAGAGGACTGAGTGGGCGCTCCTACTACAGAGGCGCCACAGGCAACCCTTATCAACCGACTGGCTCTCGCTTTGGTACCCTTGCCGGATTTGGGTCTCGATACGCCCAGGATGCGCCGCTTTTTCAAGCCGCTGTTgagcaagaggaggaggacgaggaggagagagaccGGGAGGCTGCAGATCTGTTTGCACTGCAACGCTCCCGTCGCGTGATACCTGCCGCCCGGTTGGAAGATAGCACCGAAGCCGAGGATGATGGGAGTGCTTCGCTAGAGAGGAGTCGGGGATACCAAGACGCCCTCGGAACTCGCCTCCACGGCATCAGAAGCAGTTGGAACGACTCTACAAGTCTATCCAAGCGTGAACACGACCGCCGACAAGGAGGGAGCAAGTTATTTGGGAAGCACAAACGCCAAGGCTCGGATGAGGATGACAGCACTAAGGGGGCCATGGAAGACGTAGGACTGCAGTCAACTATtgccgaggatgatgatgacccgCCAGAGGATCTGTTGGGTGAGGCTTCTATGGGCAGCTCACCACCGGCTTTCCAAAAGTTCAAGTCACGGCCGGCAACGCAGAGATATTCAACCAGGAGAAGTTCGGTTCAGGATTCGGAGGCCGGTCTATTGCACGAGTCGCGAAGGTCGTTCGACGGTGGATTGCCACCAGATGCTGGGCTAACACCAGCACAACCGGTTGCGGATGGGGAAATATTTGTCCATGATCCTTTCTTCGCTTACATATTCTTGATTGCGTTGGCTTCCTTGTTTGCGACATTTGTGCTGGTTTACCTTCACACAAGCGGGAAGCGGCCACTCGGCGACACCATTTACAACACCATAACCAAATCTTTCAACCTACTAGCTGTCGACACATTGGTTTCAATGGTTGTCGCATTTGTGTGGTTGGCGACTCTGCGGGCGTACATCAGGCCACTGGTTTACTTGATCTTGGTGTCCGTGCCGATTATCATGACCGCCTTCTCCCTGTATCCCTTGATCTTGAGTTTCCGCTCAACGAGCGGAAGTACCCGAGCGCAGGATACCGTCATGAGGTGGGCTTCCACTGTCCCAGCTGCTGCGGCCGTGATCTGGATATACATGGTCTTCAAGGGCCGCCTTGCGATTCGATCAGCCATCCATATCCTGGAGTTCTCGAGTCGTATTCTTGCGGCAAACTCGCCTTTGATGTTGGTTGGTGTAGGATGCCTGGCCACGGTAGTGCTCTGGACCTGGGTCTGGTTACTCATGTTTACCAGAGTCTTCCTGGGCGGGAGTTTCTCCAGCTACCTATCGCGTTTTATCATCAGTGCGTCCAGTTGGTGGCTAGGCATCTACTTTGTTCTGATGTACATCTGGACCTTGTCGATCCTCTCCGGCATCCAGCGAGCCacgacggcggcgacggTATCGCAATGGTATTTTCATCGCAACGCGGTCCCAGCAGCATCATCCAAGGACGTCGTCTCTGCCGCCCTGGGCCACGCTCTTAGCACCATCTTTGGCACCATCAGCATGTCGACACTGATAGCGCTAGCCATCCGCCTGCCCCTTCTCATATTACCCTCTCGCGCTGCAAACATTCTCAGTATGATTGTTTACTCGTTCGTTCCTACACCGATTGCAGCTCTTACGAACCCGTTGACTCTCACGTATGCCGCCATCCATTCCGAGTCCCTCGCGGTTGCCTCTCGAGGCCTTAGCCGAATGGACTTCCTTGCCCCTCAGCGACCCACCACGACGCTCACACCAGTCGCTCTACGATCCGACACTCACAACTCTCCACTCCTGCCATATCGGCTAGCAAAGCTTATCTTGCATGCTACGCGGTTCATAATGGCTACCGCGCTCGGCTTTGCGGGTTGGGTCATGACGGCTCGACAGCTGACGGTTGAACGACCCGATGGGACCCTGGGACTTAAGGGGAGCGCGTACGCCTATGTCGTGGGTATGGTTGCCAGCTTTATCGGATGGGGCATCCTAGGTGCAATGGAAGGTATTCTGAGTGGTATCGTCGATGCCGTTGTCATCTGCTATGGTAGCGAAAGGGGAATGGCTTCAGGCGGTTACTGTATGGAGGCCGCGCAGCTCTTTGGTTCTTTCAATGGATCCTACGGTAGGGGcagagatgaagaggaccGCCGCGAGGTTTACTAGGCGTCCAAACCTGACGAGTGGCATACTCCATGGAATGGAGGCATAGCATTTGAATGATGATGGAACGAAATAAGATGACGCATTACGATGGGATGGTTTGGTTCAATACTTTTCGGGACTTTACAACTGGTCGAAAGCGCAGACAATATGAGACGGGAAAGGTTACGGAATGGTTACGGAGACTGCACAGGTATTGCGATTTCGCTGGGTCTTTCCTCTGCGTTTGTGAGCATAATTGGAGTAGAGGAAACTGGCCTAAACTGCATTGTTATGGTGACCAAATGGGCAATCATGGTTTTATAGACAAGTGTCAGTATAAACCGACGCAAGGTAGGCTGTAGTTCGAAGAGTTGGTTGATGCTGGCTCtgggttagggttaatgATTGAAACATAGCGACTATATGAAGATACCTATGCCACCACGTTGTGCGGATCTACATTGAATTATAGATATCAGTCTAATGGAAGAATCTAGCAAGATATAGTGTAGAGCGAGTGTCTCCGGGATGAGTTCTGCGCGGCTCCACAAAGAATGGTGATAGCACAGCCTCCTGTGGTTATCGATTTGATCACATGGCAGGACACGGCATCGTCCGAACCTGAACCATGGGCGGCCTCAACTCGAGGCGACAAGAAAGCGTGACAAATGTTGCAATTCAGCGATTCAGGCGAGTTGTCGGGATTTAAGGAGTTCCGACCTTGACGCTTGCCACCTACAGTGGCTGGTTCATTGAGATACTGCTGCTAGAGGCTATTCCGGAACACCGGACAGCCACTGACGGGGACTCGGGGTTCGAGCAGTTGAACGACTccccatacctacctaatattatacatGCTGCTGAATCATCACGATATCTAGGTTGTCTCGCTTGTCAACTTGAACCCCGCATTGACGGGGCTGTGCATTTGTACACTTGGGATCGGGTGTTCCTGAGCTCTCCCGTGGCTTCTATGTCTGCTTGAGTGGTTTGGAAACCGCTGCTGCCTCTATTGAGCTGTGTATTCCTCTGGCGAGTCGTTCGCAAACCGCCAGTCTTGGCATCGTATCCGCAATTTACATCATACCGGGACGTCGGTCTACTTTCAGTCGCAACGCCACCCTCGTCAAGCTGCCTCAACAACTTAGACCCCTACGCAGGTGCATTGGTTAGTCTAATAGATAAACACCAACCTTCACAATACCAAGTCTGCCGTCTTCCTACTTTTCATTCAAAAGTAATCCTTTCGCATTTCGCATCTGGTGGACTCGGCGCAGTTCTGCCACCTGGAAGTCAGTTACCACGAGATACCTACTCTACAGTACACCATATAAAGCAAACCCCCCCGCTTTGAAACCCATCTCTTACACGACCTACAACCTCTTGTACCCCTCCTTCGTCATTCACGCACCTTTTTCTTGCCTCACCCGACATCAACCAACAAGTCGTACGAACCAGATCTCCTATTCCACATCTTCTTTCCTCAACTTTCAGAGTCCTCCCTCTGTATCACATAATCAACCTACCTACAAACAAGAACGCACAGCACAGTCTGTTCGATGGCCGACTTcgttgctcctcctcccggtCCTCCCCCGCCCAAGGTTCCTGAGGGCTGGGTGGCACGATGGAATGAACAGTACAAAGAATGGTAGGTCTACTCTTGCTCGCCCGTCCTCGTGTGTTTGAACACTTTGGCGACCATCAACAGCGATCGACCAACAATCAAGCGCATCATCACTaacaccatcctcaccaGGTTCTACGTCAACACCTACACCAAAAAGTCCCAATGGGAGAAACCCACCGAGCCCGCCGTGCCTCCCCGCGATGAATCCGCCCCTGCCggcccccctccctcctacTCCGCAGGCGACAGCAAACCCGTTGTAAGCGACACCAAGTCCAACAACCCCTACGACAACCCTGCCAACCGCGCCGGCGGTAACGGCGGCGGTCCTTCCGCatacgaagacgaagacgcaCGTCTAGCCCGCCAGCTCCAAGCCGAAGAGGACGctcgcgccgccgccgccgctaacCAGCGCGGCCACACCCCTTCTGGTC
The Neurospora crassa OR74A linkage group II, whole genome shotgun sequence DNA segment above includes these coding regions:
- a CDS encoding GTP-binding protein ypt4, whose amino-acid sequence is MSSSLPWDYIAKLVCIGDSGCGKSSLTIRLCEGRFVTHHDVTIGVEFGSRIVPVGPPHSNLDSQQSQQQQPASSTTTFTSDSTTTTIPNTTTSSSGGLPPPPIAAKPSSSSSSASDPPVPQKHMKLSLWDTAGQETYKSVTRSYFRGASGALLVFDLSRKQTFEHVTDWLNDLRAIAEPDIVVILVGNKADLTEANDENEGENNKREVTRKEAEEWARRNGVLEYVETSAKSGENVEKAFMRVAERIYQNIQAGKYDLNDRRSGVKGPSAGLGGGGAGGGGTHVKLTGDKAGGYGGCC